Proteins co-encoded in one endosymbiont 'TC1' of Trimyema compressum genomic window:
- the recO gene encoding DNA repair protein RecO, with translation MKKEHNEKTKESIVSGIIIGNRVYKENDKSVTLFSKEIGKMSFVARGVRKLTSKNKSSTDLFVYGNYHLTKGTAYQILTQGEVVDSFLYLRKDLDKMGVAMAMGTFLNDVLPDHMPHDSVFDLFYWCLNRLRKTEDPLFLMRYFLIKSIYYLGYSPDLGGCSICGNVSGPFYFKFQDGQITCTNCTNEGFYLEPELVNFYRCLELDLFKEIKGINLEKNNFDKFDAFLERWIECILERKFNGFVFLKKLKF, from the coding sequence ATGAAGAAAGAACATAATGAAAAAACAAAAGAATCTATTGTTAGTGGTATTATTATTGGCAACCGAGTATATAAAGAAAATGATAAATCTGTTACTTTATTTTCTAAAGAAATTGGTAAGATGTCTTTTGTGGCTAGAGGCGTTCGTAAGCTAACTAGCAAAAATAAGAGTAGTACAGATTTATTTGTATATGGCAATTATCATTTAACTAAGGGGACGGCTTATCAAATATTAACCCAAGGAGAAGTTGTTGATAGCTTTTTGTATTTAAGAAAAGATTTAGATAAAATGGGTGTAGCAATGGCTATGGGTACATTTTTAAATGATGTATTGCCAGACCATATGCCTCACGATAGTGTTTTTGATTTGTTTTATTGGTGTCTCAACAGATTGAGAAAAACAGAGGATCCATTATTTTTAATGCGTTATTTTTTAATAAAGTCTATTTATTATTTAGGTTATAGCCCTGATTTAGGTGGCTGCAGTATTTGTGGTAATGTAAGTGGTCCTTTTTATTTCAAATTTCAAGATGGACAGATTACGTGTACTAATTGCACTAATGAAGGTTTTTATTTAGAACCTGAACTGGTTAATTTTTATCGTTGTTTAGAACTTGATTTATTTAAAGAAATTAAAGGAATTAATTTGGAAAAAAATAATTTTGATAAGTTTGACGCATTTCTTGAAAGATGGATTGAATGCATTCTTGAAAGAAAATTTAATGGATTTGTATTTTTAAAAAAACTAAAATTTTAA
- the tgt gene encoding tRNA guanosine(34) transglycosylase Tgt: MSNNSRARRGRVSTTHGTIETPVFMPVGTCATVKAMTVEEMKTIGAEIILSNTYHLYLRPGHELIKKAGGLHKFMNWDRAILTDSGGFQVFSLDNLNKIAEDGVCFSSHIDGSKHFLTPEKSMEIQMDLGSDIAMAFDECTTYPADRQYTIDALERTTRWSKRCKEFHHHEYQGLFGIIQGGMYPELRKRSAEEIIAFDFDGYAIGGLSVGEPRDLMIEMLNETAPYLPYNKPRYIMGVGTPDYLIEGVRAGIDMFDCVLPTRLGRNGGVMSHNGYFTIRNAKYFDDFSPLDPECDCYVCQNYTRSYIRHLIKSNEILGFRLLTWHNLYFLIQLMENIRKSIDEDCFETYAHEFLKKYYKNLY, encoded by the coding sequence ATGAGTAACAATTCCAGAGCCAGAAGAGGTCGTGTTTCTACAACTCATGGTACTATTGAAACACCAGTATTTATGCCAGTAGGAACTTGTGCAACTGTGAAGGCCATGACTGTTGAAGAGATGAAAACTATAGGTGCAGAAATAATTCTTAGCAACACCTATCATCTATATTTAAGACCAGGTCATGAGCTTATTAAAAAAGCTGGAGGCCTTCATAAATTTATGAATTGGGATAGAGCTATTTTAACAGATAGTGGGGGTTTCCAAGTTTTCAGCTTAGACAATTTAAATAAGATCGCTGAAGATGGTGTTTGCTTTTCATCACATATTGATGGCTCTAAACATTTTTTAACACCTGAAAAATCAATGGAAATCCAAATGGATTTAGGATCGGATATTGCTATGGCATTTGATGAATGTACTACTTATCCTGCAGATCGTCAATACACAATTGATGCTTTAGAGAGAACAACGCGATGGTCTAAGCGTTGCAAAGAATTTCATCATCATGAATACCAAGGATTATTTGGCATTATTCAAGGCGGAATGTATCCAGAATTAAGAAAAAGAAGTGCTGAAGAAATTATTGCGTTTGATTTTGATGGCTATGCAATTGGTGGATTAAGTGTTGGAGAACCTAGAGATTTGATGATTGAAATGTTAAATGAAACTGCCCCGTATTTACCGTATAATAAACCACGCTATATTATGGGCGTTGGTACCCCGGATTATTTAATTGAAGGGGTTCGTGCTGGTATAGATATGTTTGATTGTGTCTTGCCTACTAGACTAGGTCGCAATGGTGGTGTAATGAGTCATAATGGTTATTTTACAATAAGAAACGCCAAGTATTTTGATGATTTTTCGCCTTTAGATCCAGAATGTGATTGCTATGTTTGTCAAAATTATACAAGAAGCTATATTAGGCATCTAATTAAATCCAATGAGATTTTAGGATTTCGTCTTTTAACCTGGCATAATCTATATTTTTTAATCCAATTAATGGAAAATATTCGTAAATCTATTGATGAAGACTGTTTTGAAACATATGCTCACGAATTTCTTAAAAAATATTATAAGAATCTATATTAA
- the glyS gene encoding glycine--tRNA ligase subunit beta, giving the protein MANYLLEIRTEEIPARFMKGALNELLEKTKKQLDKDGIPWDVIKMMGTPRRLTMIITGLALATEPVHVEIKGPNVKAAYNETGEPTKALLGFCRDQGISSEELSTKIIKDIEYIYIEKTIPGVETKTLLPSIIEKVLKSMRFPKMMHWGNEETAFVRPVRSIISTFDNQPLTIEFAGIKSSNTTVGHRFLSKGNIEITNDGLYESTLEKEYVICDIEKRRELILKGISEEEKKVGGKFVPSDNLLEEVLFLVEYPTVFTGSFNKEYLKLPKEVVMITMAKHQKYFPLENNNGDLLPNFIGVRCGDDYALDTVIKGNEKVLIARLEDAKFFFEEDQKTPLNSLIEKLNRVVFQEKLGTIGNKVQRITELSEYIGNQLNFKEIAEIKETAILCKCDLETQMVYEFPELQGKMGRYYSEIEGAKPLVSIGIEEHYKPIFAGDSVAKTTTGIAVAIADKIDTIIGMIGIGLMPTGSQDPYALRRHTLGIVRTLIENKLHLSLRDLVSKVKILYGSTITELLVEDVLDFFKLRLKVILEKELSYDLVDSLLKGDIDDIYSVYLKALDLKNFSQSESFEDLVEVLKRAKNILKKQKVVSVIFSENLFKDDSEKALGRKVASIERDFTEALKKQDYREAMTIFVTLKKEMAEFFENVMVMADEEAVKNNRLGLLGTILKMGDQLFDVESVVI; this is encoded by the coding sequence ATGGCTAATTATTTACTGGAAATTAGAACTGAAGAAATTCCTGCTCGTTTTATGAAGGGTGCTTTAAATGAGCTCTTAGAGAAAACAAAAAAGCAATTGGATAAAGATGGTATTCCTTGGGATGTTATTAAGATGATGGGAACACCTAGAAGATTGACTATGATTATTACTGGCTTGGCTTTAGCAACAGAACCTGTCCATGTTGAAATTAAAGGTCCTAATGTTAAAGCAGCTTACAATGAAACTGGAGAGCCAACAAAAGCTTTATTAGGATTTTGTAGAGACCAAGGCATTAGTTCAGAAGAGTTATCTACAAAAATCATTAAAGATATTGAATATATTTATATTGAAAAGACTATTCCTGGCGTTGAAACAAAAACTTTATTACCTTCAATTATTGAAAAAGTATTGAAGAGTATGCGTTTTCCTAAAATGATGCATTGGGGTAATGAAGAAACAGCATTTGTTAGACCTGTACGCTCCATCATCTCGACTTTTGATAATCAACCGTTAACTATTGAATTTGCTGGTATTAAAAGTAGTAATACAACAGTTGGTCATCGCTTCTTATCAAAAGGTAATATTGAAATTACTAATGATGGACTATATGAATCTACTCTTGAAAAAGAATATGTAATATGTGATATTGAGAAAAGAAGAGAGCTAATATTGAAGGGAATTAGTGAGGAAGAAAAAAAAGTTGGCGGAAAGTTTGTGCCTTCAGATAATTTACTTGAAGAGGTTCTTTTCTTAGTTGAGTATCCTACTGTTTTTACAGGGTCATTTAATAAAGAGTATTTAAAATTACCTAAAGAGGTAGTCATGATTACAATGGCAAAACATCAAAAGTATTTCCCTTTGGAAAATAATAATGGTGATTTATTACCTAATTTTATAGGGGTTCGTTGTGGTGATGATTATGCTCTTGATACAGTTATTAAAGGTAATGAGAAAGTTTTAATTGCACGTTTGGAGGATGCTAAATTTTTCTTTGAAGAGGATCAAAAAACCCCTCTGAATTCTTTAATTGAGAAATTGAATCGCGTAGTATTTCAAGAGAAATTAGGAACTATAGGTAATAAAGTTCAAAGAATAACTGAATTATCTGAATATATTGGCAATCAGCTTAATTTCAAGGAAATTGCTGAAATCAAAGAAACTGCGATTCTTTGTAAATGTGATTTAGAGACTCAAATGGTTTACGAATTTCCTGAATTGCAGGGTAAAATGGGACGTTATTATAGTGAAATTGAAGGTGCAAAACCTCTTGTTTCAATTGGAATTGAAGAACATTATAAACCTATTTTTGCAGGAGATAGCGTAGCTAAAACTACAACGGGTATAGCCGTAGCAATTGCAGATAAAATAGACACTATTATAGGCATGATTGGTATTGGTTTAATGCCAACGGGTAGTCAAGATCCCTACGCTTTAAGAAGGCATACTTTAGGTATTGTTAGAACCTTAATTGAAAATAAACTGCACTTATCCTTGAGAGATTTAGTGTCTAAAGTAAAAATACTATATGGATCTACTATTACAGAATTGCTTGTAGAAGATGTACTTGATTTTTTTAAATTGCGCTTAAAAGTTATCCTTGAAAAAGAATTATCTTATGATTTAGTTGATAGTCTTTTGAAGGGTGATATTGATGATATCTATAGTGTTTACTTAAAAGCCTTAGATTTAAAGAATTTTAGTCAAAGTGAATCTTTTGAAGATTTAGTTGAAGTTCTAAAAAGAGCTAAGAATATTCTTAAAAAGCAAAAAGTAGTATCTGTTATTTTTTCCGAAAACTTATTTAAAGATGACTCTGAAAAAGCCTTAGGCAGAAAAGTAGCTTCAATTGAAAGAGATTTTACTGAAGCTTTAAAGAAACAAGATTATAGAGAAGCAATGACAATTTTTGTTACTCTGAAAAAAGAAATGGCTGAATTTTTTGAAAATGTTATGGTTATGGCTGATGAAGAAGCAGTAAAAAACAATAGACTTGGTTTATTAGGGACTATTTTAAAAATGGGTGATCAATTATTTGATGTTGAATCTGTGGTAATTTAA
- the glyQ gene encoding glycine--tRNA ligase subunit alpha, giving the protein MLTFQEIISKLNDYWGKKGCIIQMPYDIEKGAATMNPNTFLKALGPEPWATAYVEPCRRPTDGRYSENPNRLQHYYQYQVIIKPSPDNIQDLYLESLKLIGLDLLVHDIRFVEDNWESPTLGAWGLGWEVWLDGMEVSQFTYFQQCGGIDCKPDSVEITYGLERLATYIQEKDSVYDIVWVDNITYGDIFKQNEIDFSTYNFEVSNSDTLFNLFNLYEKEAYSCMVKQLIVPAYDYVLKCSHSFNLLDARGAISVTERTGYITRIRNMAKECAKGYVEQREALGFPLLKNKEGK; this is encoded by the coding sequence ATGTTAACATTTCAAGAAATAATTTCAAAGTTAAATGATTATTGGGGAAAAAAAGGTTGCATTATTCAAATGCCTTATGATATTGAAAAGGGTGCAGCAACAATGAATCCTAATACATTTTTAAAAGCATTGGGACCTGAGCCTTGGGCTACTGCTTATGTAGAGCCTTGTAGAAGACCTACTGATGGACGTTATAGTGAAAACCCTAATAGACTACAACATTATTATCAGTATCAGGTAATTATTAAACCTAGCCCAGACAATATTCAGGATCTCTATTTAGAAAGTCTAAAATTAATTGGACTTGATTTACTGGTTCATGATATTCGTTTTGTTGAAGATAATTGGGAATCACCAACACTTGGCGCCTGGGGTCTTGGCTGGGAAGTTTGGCTCGATGGTATGGAAGTGAGTCAGTTCACTTATTTTCAGCAATGTGGAGGGATAGACTGTAAACCTGATTCAGTTGAAATTACTTACGGCTTAGAAAGATTAGCTACTTATATACAAGAAAAAGATAGTGTTTACGATATTGTATGGGTAGATAATATTACCTACGGCGATATTTTCAAACAAAATGAAATCGATTTTTCAACTTATAATTTTGAGGTTTCAAATAGTGATACGCTTTTTAATTTATTTAATCTATATGAAAAAGAAGCCTATAGTTGTATGGTAAAACAATTAATCGTTCCAGCTTATGACTATGTATTAAAATGTTCTCATTCTTTTAATTTATTAGATGCTAGAGGTGCTATTAGTGTAACTGAAAGAACAGGCTATATTACACGTATTAGGAATATGGCTAAAGAATGCGCTAAAGGGTATGTTGAACAAAGAGAAGCCTTAGGTTTTCCATTACTGAAAAATAAGGAGGGGAAATAG
- a CDS encoding ADP-ribosylglycohydrolase family protein, producing the protein MSTLLLKNKSKEESLNEVFGSHLFYGNYKNAGFDSLKTTAYIADTLLAALTIFYKTRTFDDALKISVSLGGDRDTIGGP; encoded by the coding sequence TTGTCAACTTTATTATTAAAAAATAAGTCTAAAGAAGAGAGCTTAAATGAAGTTTTTGGTAGCCATTTGTTTTATGGCAACTATAAAAATGCAGGTTTTGATTCTCTAAAAACAACTGCTTATATTGCAGATACACTATTAGCAGCCTTGACTATTTTTTATAAAACTCGGACATTTGATGATGCTTTAAAAATCAGTGTTTCCCTTGGTGGAGATCGAGATACTATTGGGGGTCCGTAA
- the ppdK gene encoding pyruvate, phosphate dikinase, with amino-acid sequence MVTKFVYMFSEGDASMRNLLGGKGANLAEMTKLGMPIPQGFTVTTEACNDYYDKGRVVDDGVIKGIEDGIEKLEAISNKKFGDKNNPLLVSVRSGSRASMPGMMDTVLNLGLNDASVEGLKNKTGNMKFAYDSYRRFIQMFADVVKEVNKEFFEEELVKMKELKGAASDMDLTGEDFKKLVSTFKKIYKEKTGADFPQEPKEQLMESITAVFRSWDNPRAIVYRRMHDIPSSWGTAVNVQMMVFGNMGDTCGTGVAFTRNPATGENLIFGEYLINAQGEDVVAGVRTPNPIAVLERDMPEVYKEFMDITTNLENHYQDMQDVEFTIENKKLYFLQTRNGKRTAQAALKIAVDLVAEGMVTEEEAIMKVDPKQLDQLLHPMFDVKVLDNATPVAKGLPASPGAAAGQVYFTAEAAKEAKDKRDERVILVRQETSPEDIEGMAAARGILTVRGGMTSHAAVVARGMGTCCVAGCGDIVVNEKEKYFTVGSYTVKEGDFISLDGTTGKVYIDDIKTVSPEISGDFATFMAWSDKIRTLKVRTNADTPKDAIKAVEFGAEGIGLTRTEHMFFNDTRITSVRKMILAETEEARRAALNELLPMQREDFIGIYEAMEEKPVTIRLLDPPLHEFLPQDEKSIVKIAKEMNVTVEKLKAKIESLHEFNPMMGHRGCRLAITFPEIAEMQGRAIIEAALEVKKTKGFNIIPEIMVPLAGEAREFKYVKDVITNVADTLIKESGIELDYMVGTMIEIPRAALLADEIAKEAAFFSFGTNDLTQMTFGFSRDDAGGFLDDYYTKQIYEFDPFAKLDQEGVGQLVKMAVEKGKSTRPNIKLGICGEHGGDPSSVDFCYRVGLHYVSCSPFRVPIARLAAAQSVLMNK; translated from the coding sequence ATGGTAACAAAATTTGTTTACATGTTCAGTGAAGGCGACGCTTCAATGAGAAATCTTTTAGGAGGTAAAGGGGCTAACTTAGCAGAAATGACTAAGCTAGGTATGCCTATTCCCCAAGGATTTACCGTTACAACAGAAGCGTGTAATGACTATTATGATAAAGGAAGAGTAGTTGATGATGGCGTTATTAAAGGCATCGAGGATGGCATTGAAAAATTAGAGGCTATTTCAAATAAGAAATTTGGGGATAAGAATAATCCTTTACTGGTTTCAGTACGCTCAGGATCTAGAGCATCAATGCCAGGGATGATGGATACAGTCCTAAACCTAGGTTTAAATGATGCTTCTGTTGAAGGATTGAAAAATAAAACCGGAAATATGAAATTTGCTTATGACTCTTACAGACGTTTTATTCAAATGTTTGCAGATGTAGTAAAAGAAGTTAATAAAGAGTTTTTTGAAGAAGAACTTGTTAAAATGAAAGAATTAAAAGGTGCTGCTTCTGATATGGATTTAACTGGAGAAGACTTTAAGAAGCTTGTCAGTACATTTAAAAAAATATACAAAGAAAAAACAGGAGCTGACTTTCCTCAAGAACCTAAAGAACAATTAATGGAATCTATTACTGCTGTATTTAGATCATGGGATAATCCTAGAGCCATTGTTTATAGAAGGATGCATGACATTCCAAGTTCATGGGGTACAGCTGTTAATGTTCAAATGATGGTATTTGGGAATATGGGTGATACTTGTGGCACAGGAGTTGCATTTACTAGAAACCCAGCAACAGGCGAGAACTTAATATTTGGAGAATATTTAATTAATGCTCAAGGTGAGGATGTTGTAGCTGGTGTTAGAACACCTAATCCAATTGCTGTTTTGGAAAGAGATATGCCAGAAGTTTATAAAGAATTTATGGATATTACTACAAATCTAGAGAATCATTATCAAGATATGCAAGATGTTGAGTTTACTATTGAAAATAAGAAGCTTTACTTCTTACAAACCCGCAATGGCAAAAGAACCGCTCAAGCTGCTCTCAAAATTGCAGTTGATTTAGTAGCTGAAGGCATGGTAACTGAAGAAGAAGCTATTATGAAAGTTGATCCAAAACAATTGGATCAATTGCTTCATCCTATGTTTGATGTGAAGGTATTAGATAACGCTACGCCAGTAGCAAAAGGTTTACCAGCCTCTCCAGGAGCTGCTGCAGGACAAGTCTATTTCACTGCTGAAGCTGCCAAAGAAGCTAAGGATAAAAGAGATGAGAGAGTTATTCTTGTCCGTCAGGAAACCTCACCAGAAGATATTGAGGGAATGGCTGCTGCCAGAGGTATTTTAACTGTTCGTGGTGGTATGACTTCTCATGCAGCTGTCGTTGCAAGAGGCATGGGCACATGTTGTGTAGCTGGATGTGGTGATATTGTTGTAAACGAGAAAGAAAAATATTTTACAGTTGGCAGTTATACAGTTAAAGAAGGTGACTTTATTTCATTAGATGGTACTACTGGTAAAGTCTACATTGATGATATTAAAACAGTATCTCCTGAAATTTCAGGAGATTTTGCCACATTTATGGCTTGGTCTGATAAAATCAGAACATTAAAAGTGAGAACCAACGCTGATACACCTAAAGATGCTATAAAAGCAGTAGAATTTGGTGCTGAAGGAATTGGCTTGACAAGGACAGAGCATATGTTCTTTAATGACACTCGAATTACGTCAGTGCGCAAAATGATTTTAGCTGAAACTGAAGAAGCGAGACGTGCTGCTTTAAATGAATTATTACCAATGCAAAGAGAAGATTTTATTGGTATTTATGAAGCTATGGAAGAAAAACCAGTTACTATCCGTTTATTAGATCCACCGTTGCATGAGTTTTTGCCACAAGATGAAAAGTCAATTGTCAAAATTGCTAAAGAAATGAATGTAACAGTAGAAAAACTAAAAGCAAAAATTGAATCTTTACATGAGTTTAACCCTATGATGGGTCATAGAGGCTGCCGCTTAGCTATTACATTTCCTGAAATTGCGGAAATGCAAGGTAGAGCAATTATTGAGGCTGCCCTTGAAGTGAAAAAAACTAAAGGATTCAATATTATTCCTGAAATTATGGTACCTTTAGCTGGGGAAGCTAGAGAATTTAAATATGTTAAAGATGTAATTACTAATGTTGCAGATACGTTAATTAAGGAATCAGGTATTGAACTCGACTATATGGTAGGTACAATGATTGAGATTCCTAGAGCAGCATTGTTGGCTGATGAAATTGCTAAAGAGGCAGCGTTCTTTTCCTTTGGTACAAATGATTTAACTCAGATGACATTTGGTTTTTCGAGAGATGATGCTGGTGGCTTCTTAGATGATTATTACACTAAGCAAATTTATGAGTTTGACCCATTTGCTAAACTTGACCAAGAAGGTGTAGGGCAATTGGTTAAAATGGCAGTTGAAAAAGGTAAATCTACAAGGCCTAATATTAAGTTAGGTATTTGTGGGGAGCATGGTGGCGATCCATCTTCCGTTGATTTCTGCTATAGAGTAGGCTTACATTACGTAAGCTGTTCTCCTTTTAGAGTACCAATTGCTAGATTAGCAGCAGCTCAGTCTGTTTTAATGAATAAATAA
- a CDS encoding lipase family protein, with the protein MDNNIRLVVPKGILTPSQFTILKVAMKEQIDSFISKAVSYPDSIIITGHSLGGAVATMAYGELYFQAIDNNCKI; encoded by the coding sequence ATGGACAATAATATTCGTTTAGTTGTTCCAAAAGGCATTTTAACTCCTAGTCAATTTACAATTTTAAAAGTAGCAATGAAAGAACAGATTGATAGTTTTATCAGCAAGGCCGTTTCATACCCAGACAGTATAATTATTACTGGACATTCTCTGGGAGGCGCAGTTGCAACAATGGCTTATGGTGAGCTTTATTTTCAAGCTATTGATAATAATTGCAAAATATAA
- the queA gene encoding tRNA preQ1(34) S-adenosylmethionine ribosyltransferase-isomerase QueA, which yields MKVQLFDYYLPESLIAQKPMTPRDSSRLLVVHSKEKKWEHQHFYNLIDYLQAGDVLVLNHTKVIPARLFGKKETGAIIEVLLLKKKEIDIWEVLVKPGKKVKIGDRIFFGENQELRTTCIDITEEGSRIIQFYYEGVFEVILDFLGEMPLPPYITETLKDSSRYQTVYSKDGVSVAAPTAGLHFTEELLVKIKEKGIMVTSLLLNVGLGTFRPVKEENLEDHPMHEEYYELSEESANIINKAKNMNQRVIAVGTTSVRVLETIFLKYGKAVSDKGWTNIFIYPGYQYKCIDGLITNFHLPKSTLLMLVSALIGREFTLATYEEAVKQGYRFFSFGDAMFIE from the coding sequence ATGAAAGTTCAATTATTTGATTATTATTTGCCTGAATCACTAATTGCTCAAAAGCCAATGACGCCTAGAGATAGTAGCAGACTGTTAGTGGTTCATTCTAAAGAAAAAAAGTGGGAACATCAGCATTTTTATAATTTAATTGATTATTTACAAGCAGGTGATGTTTTAGTACTAAATCACACAAAGGTTATACCAGCCAGACTTTTTGGAAAAAAAGAAACGGGTGCTATAATTGAAGTACTTTTACTAAAAAAGAAAGAAATAGATATCTGGGAAGTTTTAGTAAAGCCCGGTAAAAAAGTTAAAATTGGAGACCGAATCTTTTTTGGTGAGAATCAAGAATTAAGAACAACCTGTATTGATATAACCGAAGAAGGTAGCCGTATTATCCAATTTTATTATGAAGGTGTATTTGAGGTTATTTTAGATTTTTTAGGAGAAATGCCTCTACCGCCATATATTACCGAAACATTGAAAGATAGTTCTAGATACCAGACTGTTTACAGCAAAGATGGTGTTTCAGTGGCAGCACCAACAGCGGGTTTGCATTTTACTGAGGAACTTTTAGTTAAGATTAAGGAAAAAGGTATTATGGTTACATCTTTATTATTAAATGTAGGTTTAGGTACTTTCAGACCAGTTAAAGAAGAGAATCTTGAAGATCACCCAATGCATGAAGAGTATTATGAGTTAAGTGAAGAATCAGCTAATATTATTAATAAAGCTAAAAATATGAATCAGCGTGTTATTGCAGTTGGCACAACATCTGTGAGAGTCTTAGAAACTATTTTTTTAAAATATGGTAAAGCAGTTTCAGACAAGGGGTGGACTAATATTTTTATTTACCCCGGCTATCAGTATAAATGTATTGATGGATTAATTACTAATTTTCACTTACCAAAGTCTACATTATTAATGTTAGTATCAGCTTTAATAGGTAGGGAATTTACCTTGGCAACATATGAAGAAGCAGTTAAACAGGGCTATCGCTTTTTTAGTTTTGGTGATGCCATGTTTATAGAATAA
- a CDS encoding zinc-ribbon domain-containing protein, which yields MEDKTLSCSDCGADFVFTQGEQEFYAEKGFTNEPKRCPECRRQRKQQRRNNSYDSQD from the coding sequence ATGGAAGACAAAACATTATCCTGTTCTGACTGTGGCGCTGACTTTGTGTTTACACAAGGCGAGCAAGAGTTCTATGCTGAAAAAGGGTTCACAAACGAACCTAAACGTTGTCCTGAATGTAGAAGACAAAGAAAACAACAAAGAAGAAACAACAGTTACGACAGCCAAGACTAA
- a CDS encoding class I SAM-dependent methyltransferase → MKELLDDLEISNNDRFLEVSAETGHNLKYLVKKYQNLELYGLDISSGMLKQYQKILTSNQFFSPS, encoded by the coding sequence ATGAAAGAATTACTAGATGACTTAGAAATTAGCAATAATGATAGGTTTTTAGAAGTCTCAGCAGAAACTGGACATAATTTGAAATATTTAGTTAAAAAATATCAAAATCTAGAATTGTATGGACTTGATATCTCTTCTGGAATGCTTAAACAATACCAAAAGATCTTGACAAGCAACCAGTTTTTTAGTCCAAGCTAA
- a CDS encoding ADP-ribosylglycohydrolase family protein: protein MININDRITGGFFRLSLGDSYGTLLDENKEWRDFNGSLSDDTYLSVAVTKGILDNPANPFEAIGKYFIEWLHDNPVGIGHITKLAFEGYELKNNWGYAVQYADDSVLALGVQGMAL, encoded by the coding sequence ATGATTAATATTAATGATCGAATTACAGGTGGTTTCTTCAGATTATCTTTAGGCGATAGCTATGGTACATTACTTGATGAAAACAAAGAATGGCGGGATTTTAATGGTTCCCTTAGCGACGATACTTATTTATCAGTAGCTGTTACTAAAGGTATTCTAGACAATCCAGCTAATCCATTTGAAGCCATAGGAAAATATTTTATAGAATGGCTTCATGACAATCCAGTTGGTATTGGCCATATAACTAAACTTGCATTTGAAGGTTATGAGCTGAAAAATAATTGGGGCTATGCTGTACAGTATGCTGATGATAGTGTGCTGGCTTTAGGAGTGCAGGGAATGGCTCTCTAA
- a CDS encoding ADP-ribosylglycohydrolase family protein, with product MRTLPVPLFYDDFKEMLFVAGEQSYLTHFDPRCREACQLYY from the coding sequence ATGAGAACTTTGCCTGTTCCATTATTTTATGATGATTTTAAGGAAATGCTTTTTGTGGCTGGAGAACAATCCTACTTAACTCATTTTGATCCTAGGTGTCGGGAAGCTTGTCAACTTTATTATTAA